The Aethina tumida isolate Nest 87 chromosome 5, icAetTumi1.1, whole genome shotgun sequence genomic sequence ttaaattaaaataatgataaaagaaaaaaatatatatgatatattttagtagaaaacaaacatttacagtgtatctttaaaatattaaatatctgtcCCAGGCAGAACAAATAAAGTCacgaaaataattagaaagggcatttaaaaattaattttgtgtacaatttacggataagaaataataagaaattacaaCTGTtggatataatttattacaatatcatATTAGATCTTTGGCAGTCATAAATTGcagtaagtaaattttaagttttaaacaatattagataatgataaaagaaaaaatatataatgataaattttattaaaaaacatttacagtgaatcttcaaattattaaatatctaccTCATGCAGATCCAATAAAgtcaaagaaataattataaagggcgtttaaaaattaattttgtgtacaatttaaatataagagataataagtaattataactgttgggtataatttattaaaatatcacctTAAATCTTTGGTAGTCATAAATTTCagtagtaaattttaagttttaaataatattaaattaaaataatggtaaaagaaaaaactatataatgatatattttagtagaaaacaaacatttacagtgaatctttaaaatattaaatatctgcCCCAAGCAAAACAAACAgtcaagaaaataattagaaagagcatttaaaaattaattttgtgtagaATTTAAGgattagaaataataagaaattacagCCGCTGggtatagtttattaaaatatcacctAAATGTTTGacagcaataaattttagtaaagaaattttaatttttaaacaatattagaaaataaacatttacagtgaatctttaaaatattaaatatctgcctcagacaaacaaattaaagtcaaagaaataattataaaggaCATGTAAAGATTAATCTTGTTTAAAGACaagaaataataagaaattgtaTCTGTTGGGTATGCTTAAATCTTTAGCAACCATAAATTGTGCcaaacatttagaaaattgaGATTATTTGGCCAGGGTCCAAGTTCAGCATTCATTAACTAGTATTCAAATCTGACAAGAAATAGAAAGTGCGGCGGTGGAGAAAGTGCCAACATTATTAATCCTCCAACGATTCGCCAAATTCGATAACTCACCTTCATAGCAGAGCGCTATAAAATCACCCTCGTGCTGCTTCTGAAAATTCCACCTAAGCAACCAATGCCCGTCGTCGTCCTCCTTGGCGAAAATCTCTTTCCTCACCTCACCAACAATATCCACACACTCATCATCACCGTCACCAGCGTCTGTCGCATCTTCGACCTCCACATAATTCGACTCTTCGTCGACGTCGCCACACGGCCCCGTCTCGTCACCCCCATTTGTCACTTGCTCTGTCGCGGCACCCTCGTCCTCCGGATTTCCATCGACCGAACCGGCTTTGTCTTTGGACTTGCACTTCAAGAACTGGCAGACATCAGTCCCGTCCGTTCGGTCCATGATGGGGCATTCGCTCCGCCAAACTGCACTGTGCCCAGCCTCATTTCATCCCGGAAAAGACGGGTTGCTATGGTAATAGACATTCAGGCGTCAGACTTTCGGTCGCCTACCCTCCAATTTCCGACGTGTTTTTCACCCGCTCCTTCCACATTCACGGTCACGTCCCGTCGCTTTTCACACACGAAACACACAATTGTTCTTGTTGTTCCTCACGGAATTGGATAAGCGCACATGAACACACTGGACGGACACCGAAAATTAGGAAAACCGGAACCCGGGTTGTTTGTGCGGGGTTCGGTGAATTATTAATTGCGATTCGAGCGCAGTTTCATTCAGCATTGGAGGGTTTGAGGCTGCGGAGCGCGTGGTTCGtgcaaaacattttgaaaaacgTCCAATTTGACGACAAAGTTGTGTACAACAGCTGATTTGACAGCAGATAGATTGCGACGCGCGCATGCGCCAGCTTATGAAACGAGCGCATCCGCAATCTCTATACCGGGGACTTACCAAATGATCTTTTACCTGTTTCATCACCAAAAATTATGCACAAATGCTATTATTAATCATCGCAGTTTAGCAATATttgaacatataaataatgggtattttattaataaattattaaataattacttaatactttattattataatgtaggtaagttaaaattaacaaaaaaagaaaCGTAAAATACcagatatttaatgttttagaatACATACTggtatttccaattttttattaaatagtatacATAATCAAAATTTCCAACATTTTGGACAGAACTCaagtttgattttgttttatttatgacttacagtggtggaaaaaagtatggaaaatgtatttacttataaaatgttaatgttttccataatttgttgaaaatctGAACAAACCTAATTTACTGCAAGATCCATTAGTTATAATGATCCTTATAGTCAccctttttttataaaacatttatttaaagtggaaaaaagtatgggatgttttgttaatatttataaaaaattaacaataactcaaacaatttcaatattttgtagtGTAACCTTCTGTTTTTAACACAGATGGCATCTTATGGGCATAGAAACTACCAATCATTCTAATGTATCAACAGGAATTTGTATCCACTACTCCTGTATGGTTTAAGGAATGTCTTGTTtgcttttgttattttttgtacGGATATGACGGTCTAATACTTGCCAAAGGTGCTCAATATTTAGGTCAGAGGACAGgagtcaaaaaatatatccgGTAAAAAGACCGATTacaacaaatatgaaaaatttcaagggataaaaatccaaagtttaaaaatattccacatttttttccatcattatatttgaaattgtatatattatttgcaaGGTTTTCGTATACTCTTTtaggtatattatttatttttttattatattatatttaacttttttttcttaatgccACAATTTGTTCAGGTTTGCGTTATGAGTTTAAAAAGTGGCATGATTTTGGTTTCATCGGTTTAAAAGTTGCAATAAATACATTGAATATGTCCAAATTCGGACAAAGCTTTACCAACGAAAAAATTTCCAGTGTGAAATCAATCATTAGAAACAAGGTTAATGCAATGATTCCATCAAAAAGTTGGACAAAATAGCATCCACATAATTAAGTgaagataacaaaattatatagttGCCAATTTTCTCCTTTCACGCAAAGTAAATGACCCTTTTATTTAATCGCATTGTTACATGCGACGTAAAATGGGTCAATTACGACAATTCTCGCCAACGGTTGGGCAATGATTTGATGctgataaacattatttaaaaaagttttaacccGAGAAAGGTTTTAATGACTGTATTACGGACTGCACGTAGAACTGCAACATTTTGACTATCTACCAGGAGGAAGCAAATTGAAGTTCatgaaaaactttttcaaaGGTGACCTTCTATGATCAATAGAAGAAAGGTTGTGCTCCTTCATAATAATACAGGACCAGCATTACAGACTCAAATCCACCGTATAGTGTAGATGTTTTTCCATGTGACTATTATTtcctcattttttaatttttaacgtaATAACCAGTTCTGAAGATGAGGTCAAAATTGAGGTCTTCAGTTTCTAAAACCTACAATTTTTCTATCGTGGCATGAGCTTTCTTGTAGAACGTTAGCAAAAATTCATATACGGTAtggcccatttgaaagcgGAACAtcctcataaattttatattttttgtcatattttaacaaacttattttttaattgtttaatatgaaaatacatacatatatgatAATTTGTACTATTGACAGTTATTTGGACAgactactaaatttaaaaaaaaaattataaaaagatgatttttaatttttccacagaattataaacaacagtatacttatttttgtttatacccATTTCGGGGGTGCTTAATCCAGTCGTGTGGTTGTGCCACACTGTATACTAACATATagactattattatataaaatactatttgaataatttgttaaaaataaataaaacaataaaaggatttgttattgttgtagtatatttcactttttgatataaagtaaccttgttaaataaattaaaattgttaaaacaattatccatttattgttaattttcgtatgacatttttgttgtcaaattTGTCACAAACCATTAAACCAGTTTTCATTTCTGATTGTAAGCTTTTTAAAGTATGACGACGAAATGTCCGTGCACTGTAAGTTAAAATTGAcgtttttaagaatatttccaGCAATTTGTTAACTAGGGGGGGTGTTATTCGGACAAAACTCTGGTTGGCGATTGGGAGAATAGTCGTGCCAGATACCAAAAGAGACGGGATGTTGGGGACATGTACACCACAACATTCAAGAAGGACTTTTGTCCTAAACCGTTAACCGAAGGTTACCAGGACTTTGTTTGGGACGAAAAGCTTAAGTCACAGGTGAAAgacaaaacaaacaacaaatttgattGTGTAATTGTGCATTATAGGGTAACGAATTCGTGTCGTCACTCACGAAGTACGAGAAATCCCCCAACTACTACCAAAACTATACCACCACCTACGACCTAACATTCAATCATTTCCctaaaatgtacaaaagttACATTCCCAGGACGTTACGATTCAGAGCCATGCACCACATCCCGTCAcaagaatatttaaagactTACGTaagtattcaaataaaacctCCGATCAATAGTCCCAAACAAATTTCTTAGGGAAATTTGACCAGTTACGGCCTCACAGAGgcctacaaaaaatattgggaACGTGAGGGCGAAGTGCCCAGATTTTTGAACTCGACGGAGTACCGCGAACTTTACGATGCGTACGAAGTGAAATACTACCAGGAGTACTTCAATcccatttttaatgatttaatgtgTGCTTAGTCACTATTTTTCAGTGCACATGCTTTAAGGAAGGACGTGATCGCGATTTCCCAAGGCAAAGCGAAACCAAGGAACCCGATAACTTGGGAAGACATAAAagtcgaaaattaaattaccgtatacaattaattgtttttattgttgttatcagATACATTAAGAATCTTAATTCTATAATAAGTGCTTATGAGGTAAACAGTTTCTTGTGGCAGTGATTTTGTTTTCTCTGACGTTGCACTATATACTAACAATTACATTCCTTGttttacaatacatttttagtgCAGCCttactttataattgtttacaatcacagaaacaagcttcattaattcaataaaaaataattactactaAAAGTATAGATACTCGAgcgcaaattttttataatatgactTATCACAACAAtactaataaaagtaattacattccttgttttataatacaattttagtgTGGCCttacttaataattgttatacaaTCACAAGAACAAGctatattaattcaataaaaaataattacaactaaaaaaataaagattttcgagcgcaacttttttataatatgatttatcacaacaatattaataaaactacataaaaaataaaaattactagagattaaaatatcacaaaacaatgttttcatattataaacaaGCCTTGCATAGATACACCATTCGAGTAATAATCAAAACACTCTTCCAGAGAGTTCACAAACCCAATACAAAATTACATTCTCCTTAAAACTAAGTTAACAACAAAAGTACCGATTATAACTGACCCAAAAACGGACGCAAAAGCGCAAAAAATTCGAATCATCAGTTGTACTCGGTATCGTTAATTTGACTATAGATAGTTTAATcttgattaatgattaattccCTGAGTTTTATCAGTTCAACTTGGTCTTGCGAATGAGCTGCAGTTGTTTTTCGgggataaatttttaaacaatttgctCACGCCCGCCTGAGGGCTACCGTAACTGCGACTGCCCAATTCCAACATGTTCTCGGAGTTCAGAACGGGGTAGAACGTGCCACGGTTGGCGTGTTCCAAAACTGGCGATCTGGAATGCACCGAACCGAAAGTGGGGGCACTTATCGGTTTGAAGTGGTACGCGGGTTCCGAAAACACGGAAAACTGATCGGACGCGGTTTTCAACGGGTTGTCGTGGGTGTGCGATGAGTACACGGACATTTTGTCGATTTCCGGATAAGTTCTGAACGTGTTTATGTCGTTGGTTTGCGACATGTAGCCGGAACTTTGGCTGGATGAACGGCTGAAGTGGCTGAACGGGTTGTCGCTGTTATACCAAAAGCCGCCGGCCACCCACGAGTTTTGCAGTTTGGATGGTGACAATAGAGGTCTGTCGGACCGTACTGATTCCGCCGATAACGGCGACGAAGGTCTTACGGCTTTCAAATCGATTTTGCCCAGGCTCAGATTCTCCAGAGATTTATGTAGATCCGGCTCTACTTTTTTGACACTTTGCGGGGACATTTCGTAAATTTTACTAGTATTAAGAGGCGGCGTGGTCTGATATAAACTATCGTGGTATACGGTTTTAGGAGAAGACTTTGAACAGTAAGTACAGTTCGATTTAACATCTGATGAGATTGACGACGAAGTTTTGGTCGAATCGTTGAGTTTTTCGTCGTCTATGTCTTCATATTCACTATCAGAAATGTCTGACTCAGTCTCAGACTTTCTTCTCAGTCTTTGGAATATCGGTTTTCTAATTTCGTTTGCAGCAAGCGACGAAATGACTTGATATAAGGAACAGCAagtctgaaaaataaaatttgttatctgTTCAATTGTACTAGTAATAAACTTACCTGTaggatatttatataaacatagtACTCCTTGGTGTTAATCCATGCAGATAACACTAAGACAAcccaactaattaaattattaattttatgaattttgctATAATTCTCCCAATTGAATATCAGCAGGTCAAGTATAAACCCGATACTGGCAATAGGCTTCAAATTATTGACTCTAAATATGACAACATCTTGTGGCATTGTAAACAGATCATCATTGTTTATTGCTTGTTTGGCAGTTTGTAtagtaagtttataaaaatcagtCAAAATTACTGTGTACGGTAAAAGTACTTGTGGGATCATGTTTTTGTAGTCCTTAGGTACAAATTCAGCTTTAACAAACacagaatttgtaaatatcaatAGTGAGAACACATTTAGTGTGAATCTGGCAAACTTCAAGAAGAAGTTCTGTTTATCTTGTTTTGTCAAATTGCCTGTTGATGAGTTTAAATCCAGATAAGACAATCCTTTGTTTCTTAAGTGCTTTAATCTATTTCCAAACAACcacatgttttgttttttgattGTGCTCTTTAGAACTTTGTCACACTTTTTGCATAGTTTATATGCATTGTCCAATT encodes the following:
- the LOC109601726 gene encoding uncharacterized protein LOC109601726 — protein: MTTKCPCTGGCYSDKTLVGDWENSRARYQKRRDVGDMYTTTFKKDFCPKPLTEGYQDFVWDEKLKSQGNEFVSSLTKYEKSPNYYQNYTTTYDLTFNHFPKMYKSYIPRTLRFRAMHHIPSQEYLKTYGNLTSYGLTEAYKKYWEREGEVPRFLNSTEYRELYDAYEVKYYQDAHALRKDVIAISQGKAKPRNPITWEDIKVEN
- the LOC109601724 gene encoding uncharacterized protein LOC109601724 encodes the protein MNEIIEQVSLTLGGLACAVLVSLLVVNAYLIMRNGLYVKVNCWFCNQWTKVPYTNRNSFYCPSCTQYNGFDSDGDYNKEIPEMHQVEHVNQSYINSISSNGLCNYCNNNQQLKIIQLRKFVPINESNYDQEVEHFQKQLDNAYKLCKKCDKVLKSTIKKQNMWLFGNRLKHLRNKGLSYLDLNSSTGNLTKQDKQNFFLKFARFTLNVFSLLIFTNSVFVKAEFVPKDYKNMIPQVLLPYTVILTDFYKLTIQTAKQAINNDDLFTMPQDVVIFRVNNLKPIASIGFILDLLIFNWENYSKIHKINNLISWVVLVLSAWINTKEYYVYINILQTCCSLYQVISSLAANEIRKPIFQRLRRKSETESDISDSEYEDIDDEKLNDSTKTSSSISSDVKSNCTYCSKSSPKTVYHDSLYQTTPPLNTSKIYEMSPQSVKKVEPDLHKSLENLSLGKIDLKAVRPSSPLSAESVRSDRPLLSPSKLQNSWVAGGFWYNSDNPFSHFSRSSSQSSGYMSQTNDINTFRTYPEIDKMSVYSSHTHDNPLKTASDQFSVFSEPAYHFKPISAPTFGSVHSRSPVLEHANRGTFYPVLNSENMLELGSRSYGSPQAGVSKLFKNLSPKNNCSSFARPS